A stretch of Bradyrhizobium diazoefficiens DNA encodes these proteins:
- a CDS encoding RNA polymerase sigma factor, translating to MTAADIDQVVRATWRVVQPRLIATLSRMLRDVPLAEELTQDALVAALEAWPAIGVPDNPGAWLMTTARRRALDHLRRGKMLADKHDMLARDMLQEQEIVPDFDTGLDDDIGDELLRLVFTACHPILSREARAALALRMICGLTTSEIARAYLVPEATISQRIVRAKRTLSGSGLAYETPGGEGLSERLASVLEVVYLIFNEGYLAARGKEWLRPQLCDEALRMGRVLAGLAPDEPEVHGLVALMDLNASRARARTDANGDPILLMDQDRTRWDWLQIRRGLRSLDRAGELGGAGGFYPLQAAIAACHARAETAANTDWRRIVQLYADLARLVRSPVIELNRAVAVGMAEGPQAGLDVLDQIAGEPTLAAYHHLPAVRGDFLQKLERFAEARLAFEAAAKLATNGRERALMERRAAALHAQDF from the coding sequence ATGACGGCCGCCGACATCGATCAAGTCGTCCGTGCAACTTGGCGCGTCGTGCAGCCACGGCTGATCGCGACGCTGTCGCGGATGCTGCGCGACGTGCCGCTTGCGGAAGAGCTGACCCAGGACGCGCTGGTTGCGGCGCTGGAAGCGTGGCCTGCCATCGGCGTGCCCGACAATCCCGGTGCCTGGCTCATGACGACCGCGCGGCGGCGTGCGCTCGATCATTTGCGCCGCGGCAAGATGCTCGCGGACAAGCACGACATGCTGGCGCGGGACATGTTGCAGGAGCAGGAGATCGTGCCGGATTTCGATACCGGGCTCGACGACGACATCGGCGATGAATTGTTGCGGCTGGTCTTCACCGCTTGTCATCCGATCCTGTCGCGCGAGGCCCGTGCGGCGCTGGCGCTGCGCATGATCTGCGGCTTGACCACGTCCGAGATCGCGCGCGCCTACCTGGTGCCGGAAGCAACCATCTCCCAGCGCATCGTCCGCGCCAAGCGAACCCTGTCCGGATCCGGCCTCGCCTACGAGACGCCGGGCGGCGAGGGGCTGTCGGAGCGTCTCGCCTCGGTGCTGGAGGTCGTCTACCTCATCTTCAACGAGGGCTATCTTGCGGCGCGGGGCAAGGAATGGCTGCGGCCGCAGCTCTGCGACGAGGCGTTGCGCATGGGCCGGGTGCTCGCGGGTCTCGCGCCGGACGAGCCGGAGGTTCATGGTCTGGTCGCCCTGATGGATTTGAATGCCTCGCGGGCTCGCGCGCGCACCGACGCGAATGGTGATCCCATTCTGTTGATGGACCAGGATCGCACGCGCTGGGATTGGTTGCAGATTCGTCGCGGCCTGCGCTCGCTCGATCGTGCCGGTGAGCTCGGCGGTGCCGGGGGATTTTACCCACTTCAGGCCGCCATCGCGGCGTGTCACGCCAGAGCGGAGACTGCTGCAAACACCGACTGGCGGCGCATCGTGCAGCTCTACGCCGATCTGGCGCGGCTGGTGCGCTCCCCGGTCATCGAGCTCAACCGGGCGGTTGCGGTCGGCATGGCAGAGGGGCCGCAAGCCGGGCTTGATGTGCTGGACCAGATCGCCGGCGAGCCGACGCTTGCGGCCTATCATCATCTGCCGGCGGTTCGTGGTGACTTCCTGCAAAAACTCGAACGCTTCGCAGAGGCACGGCTGGCATTTGAAGCCGCCGCGAAGCTCGCGACCAACGGACGTGAACGCGCGCTGATGGAGCGCCGCGCTGCGGCGCTCCACGCTCAAGATTTCTAG